A stretch of DNA from Rhodospirillaceae bacterium:
GCTCGGGGCAGGGCGAGCGCTGATCGTGGCCTCGACGACCCTCGCGACCCGGACGGACACGATTGCCGCCATCGAGGCCGAACTGGGCGACGGGCTCGCCGGCCTCTTCACCGGCTGCCGCGAACACACGCCGGTCGACACCGTCATCGACTGCGCCGCCGCGATCCGGCGGAGCGGGGCCGATGTCGTCGTCACCGTGGGCGGCGGGACGCCGATCGACACCGTGAAGGCCGCCCTCCTGTGCCTGGCGGAGGACGTGCACGACCCCGAAGCCCTGAAGGCCTACCGCGTGACGGTGGCCGAAGACGGCGCGCGCACGGTGCCGGCGGTCGGCCCTTCGGCGGTCCGGCAGATCGCGGTGCCGACGACGCTCTCCGGCGCCGAATTCAGCAACATCGCCGGCGTCACCGACCCGGAGCGCGGCGTCAAGGACGCCTATATCGCGCGCGACAGCGCGCCGGCCGCCGTGATCCTCGACCCGGCGGCGACGGTCCACACGCCGGACTGGCTGTGGCTCTCGACCGGCGTGCGCGCCGTCGACCATGCCGTCGAAACCCTTTGCTCGCGCTCGGCCCAGCCGCTGCCGGACGCGACGGCGATCCACGCGCTGAAAATCTTTGCCGGGGCGCTGCCGCGGACGAAGGAACATCCGGAAGACCTGGCGGCGCGGCGCGACTGCCAGCTTGCGGTCTGGCTGGCGGGTTTCGGCCTCGGCCGGGTCGAATACGGCGCCAGCCACGGCATCGGCCACCAGCTCGGCGCGGTCGGCGGCGTGCCCCACGGCCACACAAGCTGCGTCATGCTGCCGAGCGTGCTGCGCTGGAATGCGCCGGTGAACGCCGGACAGCAGGCCCGGGTCAGCGAAGCGCTCGGCCGGGCAGGGGAGGCGGCGGCCGACGTCGTCGCCGATCTCGTCGCCCGGCTCGGCCAGCCCGGCACCCTGCGCGCCGTCGGCATAACCGAAGATCAGCTCGACACGATCGCCGAAGGCAGCCTCGGCAACATGATGGTGCGCTCCAACCCGCGCCCAATCGCTGAGGCGGCCCAGGTGCGCGAGATCCTGGACATGGCGTGGTGAGAAGACCGCTCTCCGGAATGCACCGGCCGGTGTAGGGGAGGGTTTCAAACCCTCCCCCACGGGACGCTGGAAACCCGGCAATCAGTCTCCCGCCCCGGGCCGCGTCGTGTGCAGGCTGCGGATCAGGTCGATCAGCACGGCCGTGGTCAGGCCGAACAGCACCAGGCCGTTGGCTGCGAGCAAACCGGACAGCAGGCGGTGCGGCTTGTCGAGCACGACGTCGCCGAAGCCCAGCGTCGTGAAGGAAACGAGCGAGAAATAGACCGCCGTCTCCAGGTCGCCCAGCGCCCCGCTCCACAGCAGATAGAAGGCCCAGATCCAGACCGTGGCGCTCATGCTGACCAGCAGCCAGACGGAGAGCACGGTGAGCGCCCCGGTGAGCTTTGACAATTGGGGCGGTTGCGCCAGCCAGGCTTCGTGCCGGCGGAAGGCGCGGACCGCCAGCGCCATGAACGCGGCATGGATCGCGAAGCTCAGCACGATCAGGGCCGATCCGACGGCGAACTGGCTTGTCATCGCCTGGACTGCTCCCGCTGTTGCACGCCGGCCCGCCCGGCCTCCCGGCCGGTAACCGCGGCAGCGCCAGATTAACCCGGATTCGCCGCCGCGGTCATCGCCGTCGACGCCGGGTGTGCCGCGCCGCTTTTCCGGGCCGGTCTTGCAAGACACAGCCGGGGCTTGACGGCGGCCCCGCGATGTTCCATATGGATCGCAGCGCCGATTTAGACCGACTTGCGGGCGCTTTTAAGAAATGCGGCTAAAGAGGTGGAAACCCGTCCGGAAGCCGCGACGGGTTTTT
This window harbors:
- a CDS encoding iron-containing alcohol dehydrogenase gives rise to the protein MTPAEGLFQFLAQERVGWGTPAPEAIAREMAALGAGRALIVASTTLATRTDTIAAIEAELGDGLAGLFTGCREHTPVDTVIDCAAAIRRSGADVVVTVGGGTPIDTVKAALLCLAEDVHDPEALKAYRVTVAEDGARTVPAVGPSAVRQIAVPTTLSGAEFSNIAGVTDPERGVKDAYIARDSAPAAVILDPAATVHTPDWLWLSTGVRAVDHAVETLCSRSAQPLPDATAIHALKIFAGALPRTKEHPEDLAARRDCQLAVWLAGFGLGRVEYGASHGIGHQLGAVGGVPHGHTSCVMLPSVLRWNAPVNAGQQARVSEALGRAGEAAADVVADLVARLGQPGTLRAVGITEDQLDTIAEGSLGNMMVRSNPRPIAEAAQVREILDMAW
- a CDS encoding potassium channel family protein — encoded protein: MTSQFAVGSALIVLSFAIHAAFMALAVRAFRRHEAWLAQPPQLSKLTGALTVLSVWLLVSMSATVWIWAFYLLWSGALGDLETAVYFSLVSFTTLGFGDVVLDKPHRLLSGLLAANGLVLFGLTTAVLIDLIRSLHTTRPGAGD